From the genome of Paraburkholderia flava, one region includes:
- a CDS encoding oxidoreductase, whose translation MSKVWLITGSARGLGRHILDAALAAGHRVVAAARDPGRLADLQAQFGEQRLRTVALDVTDAAAARAAVQVALDAFGRLDVLVNNAGYGHVAPLEQSSDEDFRAQIETNFFGVVNLTRAVLPAMRAQRSGHIVNISSVGGRIGMAGLSAYQSAKWAVGGFTEVIAQEVAPLGIKVVALEPGGMRTDWGTVARSQIPALLPDYEPSVGALLELFKSHIGNEAGDPARVAQVVLRIAEHGNPPAHLLLGSDALHFFNQIDSERVRAADAWREVSMSTDVIASGPIPEFPDR comes from the coding sequence ATGTCCAAGGTATGGTTGATCACCGGTAGTGCACGCGGCCTCGGCCGTCATATTCTCGATGCAGCGCTGGCCGCGGGACATCGCGTCGTCGCAGCCGCACGCGATCCTGGGCGCCTCGCCGATCTGCAGGCGCAGTTCGGCGAACAACGTCTGCGTACGGTCGCGCTCGACGTCACCGATGCAGCCGCTGCGCGTGCTGCGGTACAGGTTGCGCTCGACGCATTCGGTCGTCTCGACGTGCTGGTCAACAACGCGGGCTACGGCCACGTCGCGCCGCTCGAGCAGAGCAGCGACGAAGATTTTCGCGCGCAGATCGAGACGAATTTCTTCGGCGTCGTGAATCTCACACGCGCCGTGTTGCCCGCGATGCGTGCGCAGCGTTCGGGGCATATCGTCAATATTTCGTCGGTGGGCGGACGCATCGGGATGGCGGGTCTTTCCGCATATCAGTCGGCGAAGTGGGCGGTCGGTGGCTTCACCGAAGTCATCGCGCAGGAAGTCGCGCCGCTCGGTATCAAGGTCGTCGCGCTTGAGCCGGGCGGCATGCGTACCGACTGGGGTACGGTGGCACGCAGCCAGATTCCGGCGTTGCTGCCCGACTACGAGCCGAGCGTCGGCGCGTTGCTGGAACTGTTCAAGTCGCACATCGGCAACGAGGCCGGCGATCCGGCGCGCGTCGCGCAGGTCGTGCTGCGGATCGCCGAGCATGGCAACCCGCCCGCACATCTGCTGCTCGGCAGCGACGCACTGCATTTCTTCAATCAGATCGACTCGGAGCGCGTGCGCGCAGCGGACGCATGGCGCGAGGTCAGCATGTCGACCGACGTGATCGCGTCCGGTCCGATTCCCGAATTTCCCGACCGCTAG
- a CDS encoding carboxymuconolactone decarboxylase family protein — protein sequence MQHTHHDIDTPSRHALGCRYLAAVEGTDTPAIVDALKDVAPDLARFAIDFAYGDIYARPALGLRERQFVTVAALAAMGGAQPQLRFHLGGALNVGCTPRELVELMIHLVVYAGFPAALNGVTAVRGVFEERGIAADPLVVPPGSTRYDDGVAGLRAIDGAVGERVIESLADIAPDLGRFIVEFAFGDVYARSGLDLVTRELITVAALAAMGSAEPQLKVHMHGFLNVGGTQAQMIEIVTQIAAYAGFPRAINAALAAKEVIAQRAAGTH from the coding sequence ATGCAACACACGCACCACGACATCGACACCCCATCCCGCCACGCGCTTGGCTGCCGTTATCTCGCAGCTGTCGAGGGCACTGATACGCCCGCGATCGTCGATGCACTGAAAGACGTCGCACCGGACCTCGCACGCTTCGCGATCGATTTCGCGTACGGCGATATCTACGCACGTCCTGCGCTTGGTCTGCGCGAGCGGCAGTTCGTGACCGTGGCCGCATTGGCCGCGATGGGCGGCGCGCAGCCGCAACTGCGTTTTCATCTTGGCGGTGCGTTGAACGTCGGCTGCACGCCGCGTGAACTCGTCGAGCTGATGATTCATCTTGTCGTGTACGCGGGATTTCCCGCTGCGCTCAACGGTGTGACGGCGGTACGTGGCGTGTTCGAAGAACGCGGCATCGCGGCCGATCCGCTCGTCGTGCCGCCGGGCAGCACGCGTTATGACGACGGCGTCGCGGGCCTGCGCGCCATCGACGGTGCAGTCGGCGAGCGCGTGATCGAATCGCTCGCCGACATTGCGCCCGATCTCGGCCGCTTCATCGTCGAGTTCGCGTTCGGCGATGTGTACGCACGCTCTGGCCTCGATCTCGTCACGCGCGAACTGATCACCGTCGCTGCGCTTGCCGCGATGGGTTCGGCCGAACCGCAGTTGAAGGTACACATGCACGGCTTTCTGAACGTCGGCGGCACGCAGGCGCAGATGATCGAGATCGTCACGCAGATCGCGGCGTACGCGGGCTTTCCACGCGCGATCAACGCGGCGCTCGCCGCAAAAGAGGTGATCGCGCAACGCGCGGCCGGCACGCATTGA
- a CDS encoding 4'-phosphopantetheinyl transferase family protein → MSTTTFATPLDAATGMTPGASRRRRNAIPHAIYRVPDLAFLPQRLAWQRPDGVAPPSAGELLLWRFRPEWQAISKDTAYMRLSKAELARVKNHPNRALGKRFAVGRAMLRGVLAEMLDCAPADVALSDDTRGQPVFVDAHREHIRMQVAYAGVWIVIGLATTPLGFGTRLPAPAQDDADSIEGPLAAAPLARTPLAQSIELRSRVRYASLLAATGEPLVDTDAYALRQDTAACFVETGEANCTNGPTRWHILDVPMPGAIHTAVAVAQPVTRIQAFGWASPDGRVDAG, encoded by the coding sequence GTGTCCACCACGACCTTCGCAACCCCTCTCGATGCGGCTACCGGCATGACACCGGGCGCCAGCCGCCGTCGGCGCAACGCGATACCTCATGCGATCTATCGCGTGCCGGATCTCGCGTTTCTGCCGCAGCGTCTCGCCTGGCAACGCCCGGACGGCGTCGCGCCGCCATCGGCCGGCGAGTTGCTGTTGTGGCGCTTTCGTCCGGAATGGCAGGCGATCTCGAAAGACACTGCGTACATGCGGCTGTCGAAGGCCGAACTCGCACGCGTGAAGAATCATCCGAACCGCGCGCTCGGCAAGCGCTTCGCAGTCGGCCGCGCGATGCTGCGCGGCGTGCTCGCGGAGATGCTCGACTGCGCACCCGCCGACGTCGCGTTGAGCGACGACACGCGCGGCCAGCCGGTATTCGTCGATGCGCATCGCGAGCACATCAGGATGCAGGTCGCGTATGCGGGCGTGTGGATCGTGATCGGTCTCGCGACGACACCGTTAGGCTTCGGTACGCGGCTCCCGGCTCCGGCTCAGGACGACGCCGACAGCATCGAAGGCCCACTCGCCGCCGCACCCCTTGCGCGCACACCGCTCGCGCAATCGATCGAACTACGCAGCCGCGTCCGTTACGCGAGCCTGCTCGCGGCCACCGGCGAACCGCTCGTCGATACCGATGCGTACGCGCTACGCCAGGACACCGCCGCATGCTTCGTCGAAACCGGCGAGGCAAACTGTACGAACGGCCCGACGCGCTGGCACATCCTCGACGTGCCGATGCCCGGTGCGATTCATACGGCCGTCGCGGTCGCGCAACCGGTCACGCGAATTCAGGCGTTCGGCTGGGCGAGTCCCGATGGGCGTGTCGACGCAGGCTAA
- a CDS encoding nitroreductase family protein yields MNSPLTAADTADASIAPSDSSQIVLQSLLSRQSYWPLTTPGPNDAELASIFDAALRAPDHGKLRPWRFVFVRGAARAALGEVLVDIAHTRSPDEPRSAHQHRAQKAQAAPVIIAIAAAVDASSTVPEVEQLLSVGAAAMNMLNAIHALGYGGFWATGADSYHAHMHASLGFGSDERVLGFLFVGTPPDAQRDTVRPERTAYVREWTGPATR; encoded by the coding sequence ATGAACTCGCCTCTCACCGCTGCAGACACCGCCGACGCATCCATCGCCCCCTCCGACAGCTCACAGATCGTGCTGCAATCGCTGCTGTCGCGCCAGTCGTACTGGCCGCTGACCACGCCGGGCCCGAACGACGCCGAACTCGCGTCGATTTTCGACGCCGCGTTGCGCGCGCCGGATCACGGCAAGCTGCGTCCGTGGCGCTTCGTCTTCGTGCGCGGCGCCGCGCGGGCCGCACTCGGCGAAGTGCTGGTCGACATCGCACACACCCGCTCGCCGGACGAACCGCGCAGCGCGCATCAGCATCGCGCGCAGAAGGCTCAGGCCGCGCCCGTCATTATCGCGATCGCTGCGGCGGTCGATGCATCGTCGACGGTACCCGAAGTCGAACAGCTGCTGTCGGTCGGCGCCGCTGCGATGAACATGCTCAACGCAATCCATGCGCTCGGTTACGGCGGCTTCTGGGCGACCGGTGCCGATTCGTATCACGCGCACATGCATGCATCGCTGGGCTTCGGTTCGGACGAACGGGTGCTCGGTTTCCTGTTCGTCGGCACGCCGCCTGACGCGCAACGCGACACGGTTCGTCCGGAGCGCACGGCTTACGTGCGCGAATGGACCGGGCCGGCGACACGCTAA
- a CDS encoding NAD-dependent epimerase/dehydratase family protein — translation MKVMIFGATGMVGQGVLRECLRDADVTQALTVGRTATGQLDPRLHELVRRDLTDYTGLDDELSGYDACFYCLGVSSVGMQEADYARITYDLTLAAASVLARLNPSMTFVYVSGRGTDSSEQGRVMWARVKGRTENALRRLPFNAVYLFRPGVIQPLHGVRSKTRLYDAAYVVLAPLLSTLRRLFPAQVQTTESLGQAMLEVARHGAPQAVLEPADLNRLATA, via the coding sequence ATGAAAGTGATGATTTTCGGCGCGACCGGGATGGTCGGGCAGGGCGTGTTGCGCGAATGTCTGCGCGATGCGGACGTGACGCAGGCGCTTACGGTCGGGCGCACGGCGACCGGACAACTCGATCCTCGTCTGCACGAACTGGTGCGGCGTGATCTGACTGACTACACGGGTCTCGACGACGAACTGTCCGGCTACGATGCGTGTTTCTATTGTCTTGGCGTGTCGTCGGTGGGGATGCAGGAGGCGGACTATGCGCGCATCACGTACGACCTCACGCTCGCGGCGGCAAGCGTGCTTGCGCGGCTCAATCCGTCGATGACGTTCGTCTACGTGTCGGGTCGTGGTACCGACAGCAGCGAGCAGGGTCGCGTGATGTGGGCGCGCGTGAAGGGACGCACCGAGAACGCGCTGCGCCGGTTGCCGTTCAATGCGGTGTATCTGTTCAGGCCGGGTGTGATCCAGCCGCTGCACGGCGTGCGCTCGAAAACCAGGCTGTATGACGCGGCCTACGTGGTACTCGCGCCGTTGCTGTCGACACTGCGGCGGCTCTTCCCCGCACAGGTGCAGACTACCGAGAGTCTCGGCCAGGCGATGCTCGAAGTCGCGCGGCACGGTGCGCCGCAGGCCGTGCTCGAGCCGGCCGATCTGAATCGTTTGGCTACTGCTTAA
- a CDS encoding TetR/AcrR family transcriptional regulator has translation MARPRSEDKRNAILSAATTVVATLGVSAPTAKIAKGAGVAEGTLFTYFENKDALLNELYLAIKLELRDAMTHGYPAAQSIEERGRYVWERYVEWGVAFPLKRKAMSQLGVSGRITEQTRASGMAAFGEINTVIHRISSAGPLKDQPPAFVGAVMNAIAEVTMEFVEQDPKHAKRYKSAGFAAFWSAIAGT, from the coding sequence GTGGCACGTCCCCGTAGCGAAGACAAACGCAACGCCATTCTGTCGGCGGCGACCACCGTGGTCGCGACGCTCGGCGTCAGCGCGCCGACGGCGAAGATCGCCAAAGGCGCGGGCGTGGCGGAGGGGACGTTGTTCACGTACTTCGAGAACAAGGACGCGCTGCTCAACGAACTGTATCTGGCGATCAAGCTCGAGTTGCGCGATGCGATGACACACGGTTATCCGGCCGCACAATCGATCGAGGAACGCGGTCGTTACGTGTGGGAGCGCTACGTCGAGTGGGGCGTCGCGTTTCCGTTGAAGCGCAAGGCGATGAGTCAGCTGGGTGTGTCCGGGCGCATCACGGAGCAGACTCGCGCAAGCGGCATGGCAGCGTTCGGCGAGATCAATACGGTGATCCATCGGATCTCGTCGGCGGGTCCGTTGAAGGATCAGCCGCCCGCGTTCGTCGGCGCGGTGATGAACGCGATCGCGGAGGTAACGATGGAGTTCGTCGAGCAAGATCCCAAACATGCGAAGCGCTACAAGAGCGCGGGATTCGCTGCTTTCTGGAGCGCGATCGCGGGGACGTGA
- a CDS encoding LysR family transcriptional regulator: protein MQPRIELWQLRYFIAVADELSFRRAADRLAITQPPLTRQIQALEEAVGAKLLDRDRSGVRLTSTGSLLADEARRLVADADALVARVAERAAAQRPALRLGITTVLDPELFGWLEPALHAREPALQVVRKRQISQQSVADLRRGALDAALIGLPSETGNLQVERLFADPLVAALPASHTLRGRRRISLLELADDVLFWPQRRVNPAYFDHYLKRFRALGFDPQRLPEPADHHVLLGLIAAGEGVALIPASLKSIARSGVIYRELREADVARGANALSIEVALATVPGSDSASVALLRDTLRRHYGSGK from the coding sequence ATGCAGCCACGCATCGAACTCTGGCAGTTGCGCTATTTCATCGCGGTCGCGGACGAACTCAGTTTCCGCCGCGCGGCCGACCGCCTCGCGATCACGCAGCCGCCGCTGACGCGACAGATCCAGGCACTCGAAGAAGCGGTCGGCGCGAAGCTGCTCGATCGCGATCGCAGCGGCGTGCGGCTCACGTCGACGGGATCGCTGCTCGCGGACGAAGCACGGCGTCTCGTCGCCGATGCCGATGCGCTTGTCGCCCGCGTCGCGGAACGCGCAGCGGCGCAGCGACCGGCACTGCGACTCGGCATCACGACGGTGCTGGACCCCGAGCTATTCGGCTGGCTCGAACCGGCGCTGCACGCACGCGAACCCGCGTTGCAGGTGGTGCGCAAGCGGCAGATCTCACAGCAATCGGTAGCGGATTTACGGCGCGGCGCACTCGACGCCGCGTTGATCGGCCTGCCGAGCGAAACCGGCAACTTGCAGGTCGAGCGGTTGTTCGCCGATCCGCTCGTCGCCGCGCTACCTGCGTCGCACACGTTGCGCGGCCGGCGCCGCATCTCGCTGCTCGAACTCGCCGACGACGTGTTGTTCTGGCCGCAGCGCCGCGTCAATCCCGCGTATTTCGATCACTACCTGAAGCGCTTTCGCGCGCTCGGTTTCGATCCGCAACGCTTGCCCGAGCCTGCCGACCATCACGTGCTGCTTGGTTTGATCGCGGCCGGCGAAGGTGTCGCGCTGATTCCTGCATCGTTGAAGTCGATTGCGCGTAGCGGCGTGATCTATCGGGAACTGCGTGAAGCGGATGTCGCGCGTGGGGCCAATGCACTGTCGATCGAAGTGGCGCTCGCGACAGTGCCGGGGTCGGACAGTGCATCGGTGGCGTTGCTACGCGATACGCTGCGACGACATTACGGTAGCGGGAAATAA
- a CDS encoding SDR family oxidoreductase, with translation MKNWTTDDIPDQHGRLVVVTGATGGIGYEAALALAGAGAEVVLTGRDAAKGGVALTRIRAIHPGANVRYEHLDLANLASIRAFSESFSNRHASLDLLVNNGGVMTPPTRHTTHDGFELQFGTNYLGHFALTARLLPLLRAGRDTRIGTRVVNVSSGADRLLSDIHFDDLQWERRYHPWRAYAQSKLAMSLFAFELQRRSDLHRWGLTCVVCHPGYATTGLQTSGPNLGRVAGRSTMERLTKALAPYLSQSAADGALPTLFAATSPQAQPGGYYGPVGRFELKGPVGAATIGRKVRDEALASRLWTVSVPLVDARWPAEAMT, from the coding sequence GTGAAGAACTGGACCACCGACGATATTCCGGATCAGCACGGGCGTCTCGTCGTCGTGACGGGCGCGACCGGCGGCATCGGCTACGAGGCAGCGCTCGCGCTGGCCGGCGCGGGTGCCGAGGTCGTGCTCACCGGACGCGATGCCGCGAAGGGCGGCGTCGCGCTGACCCGCATCCGCGCGATTCATCCGGGCGCGAACGTGCGCTACGAGCATCTCGATCTCGCGAATCTCGCGTCGATCCGCGCATTCTCCGAGAGCTTTTCTAATCGGCATGCTTCGCTCGATCTGCTCGTGAACAACGGCGGCGTGATGACGCCGCCCACGCGCCACACCACGCACGACGGTTTCGAGTTGCAGTTCGGCACGAACTATCTGGGTCATTTCGCGTTGACCGCGCGATTGCTGCCGCTGCTGCGCGCGGGGCGCGACACGCGCATCGGTACCCGCGTCGTCAACGTGAGCAGCGGGGCGGATCGTCTGCTGTCCGATATTCATTTCGACGACCTGCAATGGGAGCGCCGCTATCACCCGTGGCGCGCGTATGCGCAGTCGAAGCTCGCGATGTCGCTGTTTGCGTTCGAGCTGCAGCGTCGAAGTGATCTGCATCGCTGGGGGCTCACGTGCGTCGTGTGTCATCCGGGTTACGCGACGACCGGTCTGCAAACGTCGGGGCCGAATCTCGGACGCGTCGCGGGACGTTCGACGATGGAGCGTCTGACGAAAGCGCTCGCACCGTACCTGTCGCAATCCGCTGCGGACGGCGCGCTGCCGACGCTGTTCGCTGCAACGTCGCCGCAAGCGCAGCCCGGGGGCTACTATGGGCCGGTGGGACGATTCGAACTGAAGGGACCGGTGGGTGCGGCGACCATCGGCAGGAAAGTGCGCGACGAGGCGTTGGCATCGCGGCTATGGACGGTCTCCGTGCCGCTCGTGGATGCCCGATGGCCCGCGGAGGCAATGACATGA